A stretch of the Vigna radiata var. radiata cultivar VC1973A chromosome 9, Vradiata_ver6, whole genome shotgun sequence genome encodes the following:
- the LOC106773005 gene encoding UPF0187 protein At3g61320, chloroplastic yields the protein MYHQPRTQQLKPTTFFSSLFCPKCPLNHNLLLLLPKPNKKPTISASLPTGPASGPDQALISLLRSIPDWADTVQERGMQKKRSLYTHLNWRDHRSSIRHLRHLLSSLSSRVILSLVPPVLFFTGFAAAIASYNQALILHILPDFLPLLHSSSLPYQLTAPALALLLVFRTEASYARFVEGKKAWTNVIAGTHDFARQAAAFLDEVDNADFSVKHALLQYIIAFPIALKCHVLYGSDIRRDLQHLLEVDDLAVVMNSKHQPRCIIEFISQSIRLLKLEESRRNVLESKISCFHEGIGICEQLMGIPIPLSYTRLTSRFLVLWHLTLPIILWDDCHWIVVPATFISAASLFCIEEVGVLIEEPFPMLALDELCQKAQNDIQEAIATGNLIHARFVAKKNSHSEEHSPNGWPNS from the exons ATGTACCACCAACCCAGAACCCAACAACTCAAACCCAcaaccttcttctcttctctcttctgcCCAAAATGCCCTCTCAACCACAACCTCCTTCTTCTCCTTCCCAAGCCCAACAAAAAGCCCACCATCTCCGCCTCTCTGCCTACCGGGCCCGCCTCCGGGCCCGACCAGGCCCTAATCTCCCTCCTCCGCTCCATCCCGGACTGGGCCGACACGGTGCAGGAGCGCGGCATGCAGAAGAAGCGCTCCCTCTACACCCACTTGAACTGGCGCGACCACCGCAGCTCCATCCGCCACCTCCGTCACCTCCTCTCCAGCCTCTCCTCCCGCGTCATCCTCTCCCTCGTACCCCCTGTCCTCTTCTTCACCGGCTTCGCCGCCGCCATCGCCTCCTACAACCAAGCCCTAATCCTCCATATCCTCCCCGACTTCCTCCCCCTCCTCCACTCCTCCTCCCTCCCCTACCAGCTCACCGCCCCCGCCCTCGCCCTCCTCCTTGTGTTCCGCACCGAAGCCTCCTACGCTCGCTTCGTCGAGGGCAAGAAGGCCTGGACCAACGTCATCGCCGGTACCCACGATTTCGCCAGACAAGCCGCCGCCTTCCTGGACGAGGTTGATAACGCCGACTTCTCCGTTAAGCACGCGCTTTTGCAGTACATCATCGCCTTCCCCATTGCGCTTAAG TGCCACGTGCTGTATGGTTCGGATATTAGGAGAGATCTTCAGCATTTGCTGGAAGTGGATGATCTAGCAGTGGTAATGAATTCAAAGCACCAGCCACGCTGCATTATTGAGTTTATATCGCAGAGCATTCGGTTGCTGAAATTGGAGGAGTCTAGAAGAAATGTGCTG GAATCAAAGATCTCTTGTTTCCATGAAGGAATTGGCATATGTGAACAACTTATGGGCATTCCCATTCCATTATCATATACTCGTTTGACATCAAGGTTCCTTGTCCTGTGGCATCTGACACTACCTAtcatactttgggacgattgtCATTGGATTGTGGTTCCTGCAACTTTTATTAGCGCTGCctctttgttttgcattgaaGAA GTTGGAGTTCTCATTGAGGAGCCATTTCCAATGCTTGCACTTGATGAACTATGCCAAAAGGCACAGAATGATATCCAAGAAGCAATTGCAACCGGGAATTTAATCCATGCACGCTTTGTTGCTAAGAAAAATAGCCACT
- the LOC106773871 gene encoding uncharacterized protein LOC106773871 encodes MSLMNPRTEKLVRRLTIVTTVTASYFLLTADYGPQPNALDPIKKQILSAQSMVKGYILGSKIESQENQVGKLDSNKDQP; translated from the exons ATGAGTCTCATGAATCCAAGAACAGAGAAGCTGGTGAGAAGGCTAACGATTGTGACCACTGTTACTGCTTCCTATTTTCTCCTAACAGCTGATTACGGTCCTCAACCCAATGCTCTCGACCCT ATCAAGAAGCAAATACTTTCAGCACAGAGCATGGTGAAAGGGTATATTTTGGGATCAAAGATAGAATCTCAAGAAAACCAGGTGGGCAAATTGGACAGCAACAAGGATCAACCATAA
- the LOC106773009 gene encoding riboflavin biosynthesis protein PYRD, chloroplastic, translating to MQALYSYCSLQVPSFSITATPPKFASFVSTLSPSKAGTRLCLPFGCGSYKPITRSLWDGFEVQYASSDGESGDGFYMRRCVELARNAIGYTSPNPLVGCVIVKNGIVVGEGFHPKAGRPHAEVFALRDAGDLAQNATAYVSLEPCNHFGRTPPCTEALIKAKVKKVVVGMVDPNPIVAFKGVERLRDAGIEVVVGVEEELCKSLXEPYIHRMLTGXPFLXLRYSLSVNGNFLNLLGNGAADCGGYYSRLLQEYDAVVMSSSFFTGNFKVPASKEPGANQPIRIVIHKDPSSLNQILSSINDITSKIIIFTENKAGTAPEVAQQGIETVALDQINLDVILDYCNRQGLCSVLLDIRGSFSEFEVLVMEAMEKNYINKFITEILPVWNKRTEPDPLQTLKGLEQGMKVLNLKSKTSDQSVVIEGYFKSE from the exons ATGCAAGCACTGTATTCATATTGCAGTCTTCAAGTGCCCAGCTTCTCGATTACTGCAACTCCTCCAAAGTTTGCATCTTTTGTGTCCACCTTGAGCCCCTCCAAGGCTGGAACTAGATTGTGTTTGCCTTTTGGTTGTGGGAGTTACAAGCCCATTACAAGGAGTCTGTGGGATGGGTTTGAGGTGCAGTATGCATCCTCCGATGGAGAAAGTGGTGATGGATTTTACATGAGAAGATGTGTGGAGCTTGCAAGGAACGCTATTGGGTATACCAGCCCCAATCCATTGGTGGGATGTGTTATTGTAAAGAATGGGATAGTTGTTGGAGAAGGGTTCCACCCTAAAGCAGGGCGACCGCATGCTGAG GTGTTTGCTCTGAGAGATGCTGGTGATTTGGCACAAAATGCGACTGCTTATGTGAGCTTGGAACCTTGTAACCATTTTGGTAGGACTCCACCTTGTACTGAAGCTCTAATTAAAGCCAAAGTGAAAAAGGTTGTTGTTGGGATGGTGGATCCAAATCCCATAGTTGCCTTCAAAGGGGTGGAAAGATTGAGAGATGCAGGAATTGAAGTTGTTGTGGGTGTAGAGGAAGAGTTGTGCAAGAGCCTCAANGAGCCTTACATTCATCGNATGTTGACGGGAAANCCTTTCCTTANTTTGAG ATATTCTCTTTCTGTCAATGGAAACTTTTTGAACTTGCTTGGGAATGGAGCTGCAGACTGTGGTGGTTACTATTCAAGGCTATTACAGGAATATGATGCAGTGGTAAtgtcttcttcctttttcactGGAAACTTTAAAGTACCTGCATCTAAAGAACCTGGAGCCAACCAACCAATTCGGATTGTAATACATAAAGATCCTAGTTCTTTAAATCAAATTCTATCATCTATCAATGACATCACAAGCAAAATCATAATCTTTACTGAAAATAAAGCCGGAACAGCTCCAGAAGTGGCTCAACAAGGAATTGAAACTGTAGCTCTGGATCAAATAAATCTGGATGTGATCTTGGATTATTGTAATCGTCAAGGATTATGCAGTGTTCTATTAGATATTAGAGGAAGTTTCAGTGAGTTTGAAGTGCTTGTTATGGAGGCTATGGAGAAGaactatattaataaatttatcacaGAAATTTTGCCTGTTTGGAACAAACGTACTGAGCCAGATCCTCTACAGACATTGAAGGGCTTAGAGCAAGGAATGAAAGTGCTAAATTTGAAGTCGAAGACCTCTGATCAGAGTGTTGTAATTGAGGGATATTTTAAATCTGAGTAA